A segment of the Cinclus cinclus chromosome 3, bCinCin1.1, whole genome shotgun sequence genome:
CTGCCATTAGTTGGTTGTCAGGTGTaattttttgccttattttccTTCAAAGCCAACCTGAATCACTCTGAAAAGGATAGTCAAGCACTTATCTGTACCAttaattttcatggaaaaatgcactttaggggaaaaaaaaaaggtgccgCTTCAAGGTAACAGCAAGACAtcaattttctgtgtttgaaattAACATAATGTTTTACATAATGATCCTCTCTGCTGATCATTAAAATAACATAGTTACCTCGGCAACTGGAACAGTCTGCAAATGTTATCTAGTGATACATAACACATTCTAAAAATACATACAACAAATAAGGTCTGAAACATTATCATTTGGGgggaaaagtttttttttcaataaaattacCTTCTGGTCTAAGCAGATTTTTGTGAGAAAATTTCAGTTCAAcagaactttatttttattcaaaactgACTTAATTGCTCAAAACTTGAAGACCTGTTGTTGTTTCATTTCCTGACAGTGGAAAAACTGTAGCTGCTTTTCAATTACAATTTTCATATTTCTATAAATGTTTCAATGGCAAATGTTCAGGagataaaatttatttctaaatcaaGGGTTGAATGCTTAAAAAACTGATGTAAAACATCGCATACCAAATAACTGACTGATTAATTCAGGGGATCTAGGGAGTTGACTGCTTTGGATCTGAATGTCTCCACTGTCATTGTTTGTACTCTTGTGGGTCTGCCCTGAACAACTGAGATCTAATGGGACTGGAAATGAACTGACATTGACACCCttcacctttttcctttttcaagcAATACTCGATCAACTGTGTTCACTGATGGTTTTGGGTGTCTTAAAATGAACTTTTGTGCATTGTTGATTTACTGAAAAGTTTCGCCAGTACTAGCTACCAGCACCATCTCCCAGCAGAATGGAAAATTGCTCTGAGGTAGGTAACATGGTTCATCACCTTTAAgttctctttcatttttcctcagTATTGAAGATACTACATCCttcttctctctgcctttgCCACTCACTGtctgcttttctctctcctgggaGAGTACCAAGGAATACTCTGACTTTTGTAGGATTTGCAATAATTTTACAGAGAAGTTGTGTTGAAACAATCCCTTataattcagattatttttaaatactgattttGAATTAATGTTGATATAATTTGCTGTTGAATTTGCTTGTGTAATTTGGCCAGTATCTACAAATTTTTTTAGTTCATACCATGTGGGATATCAAACACATTGATATTTTCAGTCAATTTTAATGGTACTTCTTTGTGTGGAACCCCAGCAAGATTTGCAAAGTGTATCAAAGCACTTTTTTCAGTATATTTCAAAAGCTATTGATCTAGATGcaattttaattgaaaagttTCTGAAGACTGCTGGGACATTGGTACTTCTTAATGCAATTGAGTACTCTGCCGTAACCCATGGggtttttaaaacacttttcctTCGGATGTTGAAAGTCTGGTGGCAAGTTTGCTCTGAGAGAGCATTGGATACTGTGGTCCTTTTACAAAGTATTATTCCAATCTTTGCTTTGGAAGAAGGAgtcaaacaaaagcaaagtgaGAGTCAAATTAAGGCAAAGAGCCTTTGTTTACAGATCTTTTTTGCAAATGCacagcaaataataaaaaaaataaattaggatttATTTACACTGGAATGTATGGAGCAAAAATGGCTGCAACTATCTTGACTTTAGAACAATGACAGCAAGGATGTAACACAATTTGCACCTTCCTTACAGACTCCAGTTTCAACCCCCCTCATCCTTCCATCTGAGTGCAATTGTTTTCTCGGGGTTGGCCACCTGAAAAATTTGGGCTAAGGCCTTTCCTCAGGTTTTCATTGTAGAATTTTGTGTCATCGTGCTGCTTCCCAAATCCCCAGTCCAAGCCCATGCCATGCTACGTCAGGACAACACCTAGGCACACATCCTGCCCTTCTTTCACCCTTGTTGGCAGAGGATACGTGAGTGTATGAACTGGGAGAGGACTGCAAGGTATTCCTTTAGTCCCCTGAATTGGTGGGTGGATGGAGTAGGACCTAAGTTTATCATAGAGCAAACTTGCCCTACAGAACAGACCCGATTATCCTGGTGCAACTTGAAGAGCAACTGTAAGGGCATCCATATCAATCACCTTGAGCAGAGAAGAGGTTGGTACATAGCCTCACACTAAAAGTTTTAAAGCCAATAATAAAGGTATTAATTACACCATCAAATTTTATAACCATTCCTAAGACCTTTATCCTCTCTGACATCTAATGAGAGAGTGCATGCTGTCTGGGGCCATGATTAGCTcagaaaaaaggagagattaGAGTGTTAGACATTACTGAGCAGATGGATGATTACACAGGATCTTAagatgagaaataaatattccaAGTACGtcatatttggaaaataaaaaatatttaaatctttaaatacCTGTGGAGATTAACAAGGATCTAACTCTGTGGTGTGTCAACATATATACCAGATGATGAAATAAAGAATGTAAGGCTTTCACATCTTTTCTCAGCTAACAAAGCTCGCTTGGTCAAAAGACAGTGGGCCACAGGAACCCTGTGCATGTATATGCAATGCAGGAAGCTGCAGGTGACTCATCTACATTGCTGGTAATCCAGTATTATTCATACTGCATTATCTTGTATGTATTGATGGCCCAGTTGTTGGTATTTTTAGGAATACAGAAATAATGAGTAGTgtaaggttttgttttgcttgctttttaaagTTTGCATACAAAAGAGATGGAAATACTGATCAAGAAATTTACAGAGTTGGCAAAATGACAGGCTTAGTTTGCAACAACAAAGTCTTCACTAGGAAATTATAAGTATTTAAGCTATATTTTTGCAAAAGTGCCAACCAACAATCATAATGTTTCCTGTATTCTGTAATTTGATATTTGGTTCTTTATATGTGATTGAGTTAGTTTGTTGGTCCTAGAGCAAGGTTTGGCGCTTTTTTATGGCATCAGCCACTTTCCTGGGCATTAGCCTAAGGATACATGTTTTGAGTCCCAACTACTCCTTCCCAgtcccacccccccacccccaactTCACTCACATTCTTTGTTACAAGAATGACACTTCACCATTTGGAACAAGGATGAATGCCAAGCCCTTTAGGGAGAGGGCTGAACCAATAAGAACTATAATCTGTCTCAGCAGGTGGTTGGACATGATGAAAAGAAGTTTCTTGCCTCTGAAAAGGAATCTTAAAATTACTCTAAGTATGGTATTATTAAAGTGTGCTATTTGTGTACTGTGGATGAAGTCTCCTTCTGCTTGTAATGTTTTCTAGATTGATTGCACCCCCACTGATACCTGGATGTGTGCAAACTTCTGTCTGCTTGACTGTGTCACAAGGGGTTAAATAACACTAAGCCCACAACTGCAACAGACAGTATTTCTGTGACTGGCTGAGTCAGGGAGCAAAGAATTCTGAAAATCCTGGGACAGGTGCCACAAACATAATATCAAAGATTATGCTTGTAAGTATGGATGTGGAGACCACCTGTTCTAGAATCATGTTTACATCAGCAGAGAAACAGATTGCTGCTTACAAGTGGCATACAAGTCTCATGTCATGAGACTCCAGTGCTAAAAGTTgtctgcagatttttttcttctttcaccaATCTTGTCTGTTTCTTCTCATTTCTTGCTTTCACATGCCTTTTTTCCAAACACATCAGTGttgttgttttctctgttttccttctgctttctgcaCCTATCTTTTCTTGCTGTCTTCAGAAGACCTGCTGGGAAGCATATACATAACCCTTTGTCTCTTCCAGCAGCCCTTTTTTTGACTGTTATCAATTAGTCACATGCAAATTGCTCAAGTGGgacactttattttttgttccagACACAGCTAGCTTTGTCATATTCAAAAGTACTGTTTTGGTACCTCAGTTAGGAATCACACAGTATTAGATATTGTATCGGAAGGCTTCTTACCACATAATGGCCACACAGATACAGCTCGTGTTGCtcatatgtaaatatttatttgcacaATATAAAATTTGCCTACACTTTAACATTAGGTGTAATATTTATCATTGAATGCAACATACAAGTGATGGAAAATATGACATAAATAATGTTGAAATTGTCTCACAGTTGCCTATCTGAAAGCAATGCAAAAACTCAGACCCTTTAGTAGCTGGACTGCTGCTTTTAATCCTTGACAGAAGTCTTGCTGTGATTGATTTCCTACCAGTGGCATAGTTGTATGTGCTTTGAAGAAATACTGTGACTAAAGCACTCTTcatatttcttcatatttcttgctggtgttttaaaattttaaatagaaaataaaaatgttaaaaatgttaagactgggcagcagagctgctaaAAGCTACCACTAAGATGACACACATATAGGAAAATCCTGTCAGgttaaaaacagaaacacaTTGCACCCATGGATTAACATTTTATCTAATCCACTCATGTACTGCCACATGGCACACTACCTACACACACAGATTCTGTGAGGAAGAGAACAGGGGTACAAATTTATGGCAGACCTTCCTTCATCCCCATCCATTTCTATACTTGTGAAATAAACAAAAGTAAGTGCCCAAACATTTTCCAAACTATAGTATCAGTTATCTGCACAGTCATGTTTTCTGAAGATTTGTAAGTCAGTTTATTAACTCTCCAGAATTATCCCTTCTGACTTCAGTGTGCAACATATTATGCTGAAAAACTTCTGAAGTGTACTTTTGTTAGTGCCATGGATTTACATGTTTGCTTTGTCTCTGAAATTACTTACATATCTATCATTCATGAGAAACAAATTCCTTTTGGGAGTCTTCTGAATGGTGCTTCTCACTGTACATGTACTTTCAGTACTGAAATGTAATTGAAAATTTCAAAACTTGCAATAAATGTTAAGATGTTTGATTATATCAACAGGGGACTGATTCTTCAGAGGCATTACCTGTTGAGTGAGATTAAAGCAAATGTAACATTTAACACTCCTGTACAAACAGCAATTTAGTCTTCCCCTTCCAAGCAAACTGTGGTTGAAATCCAATCACTGGATTTCATATTCAAGACTAAGTTGCCTTCTCACAATTTTTCTGTTACAACTTTATTATGATTAATGACACAAAGAATAAATTGAAACTTCTActatggttttgtttgttgtttttaattaccAGTACCCATAAACCCCCACTTTGGCTACTGGTAgctggggaagaaagaaggaTACATAAAAAAGTGTCTTTCAGTAACAtttgccttttcccctttcagcACAGCCAGACCATAAATGGTTCATCAGTGGAAGCAAGAATAGCCAGAATCTTTTgtagaaaacattttccaggaAACACCCCTGGAAGCAAAAGGGTCAACCCAACATTAGGGATTGGGCAGCTGCTAAGTGTGAGTTTTAAGATGGAATGAGGTGCAGAGATTTATGTTGTTCCATGATTCTTCTTTGCCAGGAGTGTATCAGTAAAGAGTGCTTTAAACCTACACTGATATATGCCAGATAGTGTGACTTTAAAGTTTTTCAGTGCTTGTGAGAGGTCAGACAGCAGACTAAATTAGAGTCAGCATTTCACAAAATGCAACAGATAACAGGCACCCTGAAAGCATTACAtccaaataaatgttttccttctaCTTGTAGGATTTTGCTGGAATGTTGCACCATTGCTTTTATCCTCCTTATGGCTTCTTGGTTTTCAAAAAAGAGACAGTCTATCTAATTCATTGATTAATGAAAAATGTACATACAAAAGATGAAAGTGATGAAATTGCCAGAAAAACATAAGATACAAGAGGTCTGGTAAGTATTAACCTTATGATTAGACAGTTGCTGACTTCAATTCATTTTAATTACATTGATTAGCAGAACAATAGGATTCACACAGATAAAAAGGCAAGTTCTAATACTTTTCAAAAGTCATCAAGAATTGGGTAAATGAAGTTGTCTTTGAACAAGCAATATGCCAAAATCTGTCCTCCACAAATCATTGAAATTACTCCAGatcctgaaagaaaatatatggttgttttgtattattttttatagTGGAATAcaaattttattataaatatttaaactgaCATGATTTTTATCttcaatattaaaatacaaaaggcCTTCCTACTTAAACATTTCACCCAAGGCTTCATCTACTTATAAAGATACCAGCCTCCACAACTGCTAATGCAAAATGAGTTGTAGGACAGGAAATTTATTTATCTCTCCCCATCATTTGGGGAATTTATTGCAGCTGTTTATCCTTTGTATCCATAATATaagaaggaagaacagaagCCAGTCCTTTCCCCTTAACTACTGTTTTTCAAGATAATCTACTTGTCATGTAAAAATCTATGCTTCtgattttacagaaaaacattcagaaatgtAGTTTTGCCATTCCCTCTGAGGAAATGTGATGACTGAAATTCATCTCATCTAACATGAGTACTTGTACATAATGTTTATAAAACTTCCCTCTGAAGGtacctgtttttttccattgatttAAAAGCGTATCAAGAACGGCAACAACTTTGGACAACTGTCTTTCTGACACCTGAATTGAGATAGATTTCATCTTATTATAGATGAAATAAGTTATGGTTAAGTCCTCACTAACTGAGATTAGTGAGGGCTTATTCATGACTTATTTCAAGTCATGCATCTGCTGTTTGTTCTCAAGACTAACATGAGCATATTCCAGCCTTAAAAGAGGACTTTTCTAAGGTGAGGCAACTCTTAGTTCAGCATTATTTACCTGTGTCATTAAAAGAAGTATGAACAAAAAGcctgtatttcttctttaaatgtTGACAATTGTCAAATTAGTGATACAACAGATATTTAATAGAAGCAATTCATATTATAAACACCATTTTCTACATATTATAAATCTAGTTTTCTACACagattttagaaaattaagctTTCAAGAATGAAATTATACCTAATGCCAGCCACCAGTGTAACATCAGGGGGAACTCAGACATAactaaagaagaagaaaagtagaaaggtaaattttaaaacagtaaGAACAGGGACAAGTGAGCAATGCACAATGTTATCAAAGGTCTGCTTAGTTATGCTTCATAAATTATATGTGTTACATATATTGAAATGACAAATGCTTAAGTCCTGACCAGCATTTGCCCTGACCACACCCAAGCTGACCCACATCCCCACTGGGGGCTAACTGGCAGGCCATTCTCTGCCCCCACATTTCCTCCCCCAAAGAAAGCTGGCAGAGGTATTAGATGGGGCTGTGAAGCACGTTGCATAGGCTGACAGCTCAGGGTCAGCCAGCAGAGGTTTGGTTGGCCATCTGAAGGAAGCAATGATTAATCTGGTGTTGTTGGGACATCATGATGCATCATCCAATATAATGACAGAAGCTAACTCCCTGTAAAAATTATGTACAAACAGAGgggttttgctattttttttaattccttgatttaaatacaaaaattattaattaggAATAACAGTAGTTTAAATTCCAGAAAACCAAATTTAGTACATGAGAAATTATGCTTCATTTTTTAAGATACAGTCTCTGTTGGTCTCTGGCTTAATTTGTCAGGGAATTGGGGAATCTCCCATAAGCATAAAGTGCTGAAAAACAAATGGACAAAGCAATGCAAAATGGAAGATTAATCTCTATACAGTAGGGAGGGTGTCCTAAtttgtcaaaaatattttcctttttctgcattCTAGAATAAGGATATTAAACTAATTGTTCTAAGAGAAAAGAATCCCCATCTAGGGTCTGGCAAGGATGGagttaaaatgtatttcctaATTAGCCATAGCAGCATTCTGCTAAACAGCATGAGAAGAGGGAGCAGGTTACTAGGTGTTGGCAAAAAGAGATGATGAGTCTCAtttacagtttctttttctttcctttaaggAAACAGTTTCATGGGGGAAAAGGACTTTCAGTGgtaaaatgcttcattttcctCATTGAGATTTGGTTCAAATGATCTAATGAAAACTTTTGCACTGATTTTGCTGAAGCAAAACTCCATTTTTTCTCTGAACTTAAGCTAAAGTCTTAATGAGTAGTTCTTAAAATATCCAGATGTGAACAGCTATTAAtgtcttgttttgaaaaaaaacacctctctGATGTGGAAATTGTATCTAGCCTGGATCGGTTTGATACGAATTGTTAGAATATGAACTAAACCTctggtttaaaaataatagtatAATGGTTTAAAATTCTGCTACAAATCCAGAATTAAGTTTAAAATGGGAGGATTTAAAGAGGCATGAGTCAAACAGATGGAAAATAGAGATACGCATGTATTTAGCTTTAGGGAAAATGAAGTTTGTTCAGTAATACATTAGATGATTCATAGTGGATTTGTCCTTCAACTTGTGATACTATGCAAATATTTAGCAGTAAACCTACTTACCCACTGAAGTTATGATGATATGAATAATAGTAACTGTTACAGCATAGTCCCAAACCCATTCTTCCACAACCAGAGCAAACAGCAGACCACAAATGAAGAAAGTTATTTCCAAGGATATCACAAGAACTGTAAATGAAAATAGGATATTTTCACCAAACACAGTTTTGAAAGACTTCTCATATTCCAAACAATAGCAATAAGAATATAAAATACCTGAGTTGTTATGCAGATTTTCCTACAAGATCACTgagttcagttttgggcccctcactacaagacagacattgaggtgctggatCATGTCCAGAGAGAGGCAATGGAGCaggtgaagggtctggaacacCAGTTCtttgaagagcagctgagggagctgggggtgtttagaccggagaaaaggaggctcagggggaacttacctctctctacaactgcctgaaaagaggctgtagccaggtgggggtcagctgcttctcccaggcaaccagtgacaggaAGAGTAGAAATGGCCATAAGTTGTACCAGGGGATGTAtagattgggtattaggaattttttttcacagaaagggttgtgAAACTTTGGAACTACCCATGGAAGTGGTGAAGTCtccaaccctggaagtgtttaaaaaagcaTGTGGTCATGAtacttgaggacatggtttaatggtgaacATGAAGAGGTTGGTGAGTCACACTCATGACTGGACTTTATGATCttaaaggtgttttccaacctagATGGTtgtagaggagacaaatccctctgcagacatccCTGTGAGGGCCCCCTGGCactttctttaagaaaaattacttgcttagaatgattcatgttagaaaaaatgtgagctcttcttcttattttttagaatattattggttaagttttattctttatagttggttgtcccaaacaaagaaagataatgtagttggccaaaatgtgttaaccctgtttccattggtttacttgtgatcccccccaaaccctataaaattaaatgtgtgatcccccatctttggatctgtagcctgaccccttcacggatgataataaagcctgtgggaaaagtctgagctgctctcccagtctttttatgccagctggaaaccacaggtttgtgtgagaaaccatgaagctgagtgcctgaaaggccagcgctcacaaaccttggaactttcccctgcccagcaacaacagggcaggggacacaagaaaaagttacagaTGGTTGTGTgagtctatgattctattaaGTATTATGCTTATGTTTTCCTtacaaagataatttttttgccACGGACATCTGCTTGGGTTGTAACCTGATTTGCCTATAGACTTTAAAatgttatatattttatataaaaacatGCAATAACAGGATTATGACTAGTGATAGGATTATGACCAATTTGTATAGCCTAGACGAGGGAATTAATGGAAATTTTTGTGACCATCCATAATCTTTGCATATGATGCCAGATGGATATATTTGGTACTGACAgaggaaatttttttctcaaacagaacaaaattgtGTAGTTAAGGGGTTATGCTTGGTAAGGAACTTGATAGCTTCCTCCCTTCATTGTATCATATATTTAAATGGTATATGTACCAAAATATCGACATCTATATCTCTCTCTGTATATATTTCTCTCTCAGAACAATTTAAAGACAAGACATAGAAAGGGAGATAGAACAGAGAGCCTACAAGGTGAGCAGAGGCAAAAAATCCCTACAAGCAGAAGCCTGACTTTTCTCAGTGCTAACAGCTGTGTGGCTATTGGGGCTAGCAGGGGCTTGCATGGAAAATACATGATGTCTATTCCAGCTTTAGTCCTGAGTTCACATACAACAGACCATAAACATGAGTTTGTAATACAGATAATTGTCCATCTAAATGcaatttgttcttctttttaagTACATGGGCAtataaaagtaatatttttattagaattatttgtttcttacTGTTGCTAAAACAAAATCTCTATGATTGCTGTAGCTGACAGTAGAGAGaccatatttcttttttttcattcaatttATACAGTGAAATTTACTTTGACAGCATTTTGTGTTCTACAGTTTTATTCATTTACTTAGAGGACCTATTAGTCCCTACTGTACGATGGATCTTTCAATGAGTAGTTTAAAAAAttctaagaaaaataagaaaaatgtaacTGGAAAAACCTCATGTGGTTAGGAAAGTGGGAAATAacacttaaatatttaatgtctCACAAAGCATTATATTATGGCTTTTTATTATATTACATTAATCCCTCTAAATTATGCCAATTTTTGTAATTTATAAAGGGTTTTAACGTGGGTAAATACTCTGGAAACTTTTTTACAAAACTGGGTACCTGGAAAGGATACCTAATTTTTGAGTGATTTCCATCTTTATTTTGAGATTATTTTAAGGCTGAATTCTGTTTTTAACAGGAACGAGTTAAACTCCTGAGTAAACAAATTCTCATTTGCAACATAATTTAGACATTCTGACTCTGTGCCCTTAAATTTTAAACAGATGCTCTTAGGTTCTGTGTTTCTATGTTATTTTCATGGATGGACAGACAGGAGGATGGAATACTAATTGGTGGTATGAAACAGCTCATGTCTTTGGCGTAAAAACAGGTTGCATCAAACTAACTGATAAAATTTTAGGGGAAAATCATGTTGAGGTACAGTAATTCTATTTGGCCCTGAAAAGTAATTCTAATGGAATATgctttagtttttctttttccactggcATTACCTAAATGTTCTTTCTTCACCTGAAATCAGTATTAAAACTGCAAAAACATCCATGTACTTCTATTATGCTTTTAACCTACGAACTAACCAATTTACTTTTGAGCTTTATGTATTTTACTGAGAGATTATGAGGTTTGCCTTTATAAAATAGATTACAAATTTGCTAACATTTTATGTGTGCGTATAATTTTTAGGAATGacagtttaggaaaaaaaatacattttgagcgcttcagaaaaattgcaaaaatttGTATTAGGATATAAAAAGATACATTTAGGGATTGAGCTATAATCAAATTCTGATATTTTAATGCCCATTGTATTCAAGCATTACCAAAACAAAATTGCCATTAGTTGAACATGACCCATTTCTCTGATCTGAATCCAGTGATTCTTAGGAAATTTGCTGCagtatgaaaattaaattaaattaaacaacTTTGTGGAGGAAACTTGATGGAGAATAAGTAATTGTTCTGCAATGAAAATGAAGCATCCTAGCAAAGCAGACATTTTCTTCTGATGATGCAAGATCAGAAGAACtcaacaaaaaagcccaaaaatcACTTGAATGTAAAGTAGCGGTGCAGAAATGAGAAGCACTGGCAAGATGCATAAACTGCAGTGTagttaaaatacagaaatctttAAAATACTGTCAATTGGAAAACAAGTTTACATCCATATGCAATATATTTTCTtgagtgaaggaaaaaaaaaaaagagaaacaaacttCCGTTACCTAAATAATATGGGTTAATCCATGAgggatttgttttaaaatcaaaaggTCCCAAACCATCCAACATTTTAATCCTgtggaaacaaaattaataattttaaacagaGAGTTTTAGTAATCTCTTAGTGATTACATGACATATTATGagaattttctgggttttttcaaGCTCTCTAAGCCCCATTCTGAGTTGTGGTTTTGCCCTTGCTCACTTTTATTTAAGATGTTTGGTCTTATGTATGCTAATCAATAACTTCCTAGGGGGATATAATTTGTCTTTTACATTGActataaaatctttattttactttttttttgtttcatcttttcTCTTATGTTCATTAATTTACATGATGCAACTGCAAGGAAGACTTTTAGAACCAACTTTTTATATTAGTTTTGAGTTTCTGCTTGCCAATTTGTGCATTTGAAAGAAGGTTCAGGTACAAAAATTTAACCAAATTTGAAAAATTGTGTTCACAGAATAACCAAGCCAGGATGCCTCCAGTCTGGATGCTTCCTTTAAATAGTCATATCTCTACCCATGATTTCCAGTATGCCAACATATCAGACTAAAGACAGGGAAATCTCACCTGAATACTGCAAAGCACACAGAGAGGACCACATAGTACACAGTGTAGAAAACTACTATGCATATCAACAGGTTCACCAGTACAACCTGCAAATGGGCATAAAACAGTAAAACCTAAAGCCATGTTAACTTCagacattttcagaaaataattctagGTTTCTATCAAACATAATGCTTAAaaagtttataaaataaaatatttaggtGGAAGCTTTGCTGTTACTGATTACATGAATGTGCTAAAAGCTCTTTGGCACATTACAGCTCCTAATGTACGGCTATAATGTATGGCTTTGTTTCTAATATATATTGTTGTATACCTACTGTAAATACAATTTATGAGTGTTCCTAAAAGGAGAAGGACATTTCTTGGCAGTTATTAAGAAATTAAGAAGGTATAGAGAAGAGACTCAAAAGGGAGCTGTGGCTAGAAATGTTTGAGCTTTTTCTTTATTACGGCTACAGCCTTAAAGAGGTCAATCTGTTTAGCTCCAAGGGATGATTTGATTATGATGGATAAGTACCTTCACA
Coding sequences within it:
- the TMEM244 gene encoding putative transmembrane protein 244, yielding MALKVKTAETKVVLVNLLICIVVFYTVYYVVLSVCFAVFRIKMLDGLGPFDFKTNPSWINPYYLVLVISLEITFFICGLLFALVVEEWVWDYAVTVTIIHIIITSVVMSEFPLMLHWWLALGSGVISMICGGQILAYCLFKDNFIYPILDDF